The proteins below come from a single Natrinema sp. SYSU A 869 genomic window:
- a CDS encoding ABC transporter substrate-binding protein, whose protein sequence is MLAATAGLTVSSSGCLRQVRNIVRSDDIKQLSVTITTVPADADRQPVRIARHLEENLEAVGVDVSLDIRSDIEFRRAVLYNHEFDICIGRHPGGTDPDFLYEALYSRYIDESGWQNPFGFTNQNIDELLKDQRNAEGDARREAVTAMLEEIATEQPFVPICIPEEHRVVRTNRLDGWKEGHLATRHGYLGLEPANGVDTLRVAHTDARLTENLNPIATDYRHRGTITDLLYDSLATQNGDGAIQPWLAESWEWDGRTVDVVLRDDCEFHDGEPLTAEDIDFTYRFLQDTSLGDHDTASPAPLYRGQVDAIESINIHHGHRIELTVETSPAVGERALLVPILPAHLWRDRATDVMGPGSPSIAQGTTEAVVTNNIPPIGSGPFQFDSRTEGAQLTLERFDSHFTRRPSVDLPEPTVDEYSVGIHPSGDTAAQVVENSDADVTSLPLGPTDIGGVDTSDDVQLLESPSWSFYCLGFNTRDAPFSNYRFRRVIAQLLDKEWLIGEIFHGYASPVATPVTDEWVPKSLEWDGSDPETPFMGSEGEVDVRAAKAAFKAAGFRYDDHGRLRVRQ, encoded by the coding sequence ATGTTAGCAGCGACGGCCGGACTGACCGTCTCGAGCAGCGGCTGTCTCCGCCAGGTTCGGAACATCGTCAGGTCGGACGACATCAAGCAGCTCTCCGTGACGATCACGACGGTCCCGGCGGACGCGGACAGACAACCCGTTCGAATCGCCCGTCACCTCGAGGAGAACCTCGAGGCCGTCGGAGTCGACGTTTCCCTCGACATTCGATCCGACATCGAGTTCCGCCGAGCCGTATTGTACAACCACGAGTTCGATATCTGCATCGGACGTCATCCGGGCGGGACCGATCCCGACTTCCTCTACGAGGCGTTGTACTCGCGGTATATCGATGAATCGGGATGGCAGAACCCGTTCGGGTTCACCAACCAAAACATCGACGAACTCCTCAAGGACCAGCGCAACGCCGAGGGTGATGCGCGCCGCGAAGCCGTCACAGCAATGCTCGAGGAGATCGCGACCGAACAGCCGTTCGTTCCGATCTGTATCCCCGAGGAACACCGGGTCGTCAGGACGAATCGGCTCGACGGCTGGAAAGAAGGCCATCTCGCGACACGCCACGGCTATCTCGGTCTCGAGCCGGCTAACGGCGTCGATACGCTCCGAGTTGCCCACACTGACGCCAGGCTGACGGAGAACCTCAATCCGATCGCGACCGACTACCGTCATCGCGGAACGATCACCGATCTATTGTACGACTCGCTGGCGACCCAGAACGGCGACGGCGCTATCCAGCCGTGGCTCGCAGAATCGTGGGAATGGGATGGCCGGACGGTCGATGTCGTCCTCCGTGATGATTGCGAGTTCCACGACGGGGAGCCGTTGACCGCCGAGGATATTGACTTCACGTATCGGTTCCTCCAGGATACCTCGCTTGGTGATCACGACACGGCCTCGCCCGCACCACTGTACCGGGGACAGGTCGACGCCATCGAATCGATCAATATCCACCACGGCCACCGCATCGAACTCACGGTTGAAACGTCGCCGGCGGTCGGCGAACGCGCGCTTCTCGTTCCGATACTCCCCGCCCATCTCTGGCGTGATCGGGCGACCGACGTCATGGGACCCGGTAGCCCCAGCATTGCTCAAGGGACCACGGAGGCCGTCGTCACGAACAACATCCCGCCGATCGGTAGCGGCCCGTTCCAGTTCGACAGTCGGACCGAGGGGGCCCAACTGACGCTCGAGCGGTTCGATTCCCACTTCACACGTCGCCCGTCCGTCGATCTCCCGGAACCGACTGTCGACGAGTACTCCGTCGGAATCCACCCGAGCGGCGACACGGCGGCACAGGTTGTCGAAAACAGTGACGCCGACGTAACGAGTCTCCCGCTTGGCCCCACTGATATCGGCGGTGTCGACACGTCCGACGACGTACAGTTGCTCGAGTCGCCATCGTGGTCGTTTTACTGTCTTGGATTCAACACCCGCGACGCACCATTTAGCAACTACCGGTTCCGGCGGGTGATCGCACAGTTACTCGACAAGGAGTGGTTGATTGGCGAGATATTCCACGGCTACGCCAGCCCCGTCGCAACCCCCGTCACCGACGAGTGGGTACCCAAGAGCCTCGAGTGGGATGGTAGTGACCCCGAAACGCCGTTCATGGGCTCGGAGGGCGAGGTCGACGTCCGCGCAGCGAAGGCGGCGTTCAAAGCTGCCGGCTTCCGATACGACGACCACGGCCGGCTTCGGGTCAGACAGTAA
- a CDS encoding DUF2797 domain-containing protein produces MQLVGYEPSGRGSALLISDGSGDVDHRPLEAGDDLAYALEDRHCAGTIHDGEHVSCNRPSVPYCDYHTSTWVCARCTGTCLKDEMDCYEEHAVYIAAFAPDTFKVGVTKHRRLETRLREQGADRAAHVHTVSNGRIARELEAEIATRLVDRVRTGPKVAALAADIDEDAWESALTAFDVIDRFELDYGMELAARPVRETIASGTVVGVKGRLLVLANGGTTYAVDMRDLVGYDLEAGTSDQDLQSSLGSFE; encoded by the coding sequence CCGCCCGCTCGAGGCCGGCGACGACCTCGCGTACGCGCTCGAGGATCGCCACTGTGCTGGCACCATCCATGACGGCGAACACGTCTCCTGTAACCGGCCGTCGGTCCCCTACTGCGACTACCATACGAGCACGTGGGTCTGTGCGCGCTGTACCGGCACCTGCCTGAAAGACGAGATGGACTGTTACGAGGAACACGCCGTCTACATCGCGGCTTTCGCCCCGGACACGTTCAAGGTCGGCGTCACGAAACACCGGCGACTCGAGACCCGCCTGCGCGAGCAGGGGGCCGACCGCGCGGCTCACGTCCACACTGTCTCGAACGGCCGGATCGCCCGCGAACTTGAGGCCGAAATCGCGACCCGGCTCGTCGACCGTGTTCGAACCGGCCCGAAGGTCGCCGCGCTCGCGGCCGACATCGACGAGGACGCCTGGGAGTCCGCCCTCACGGCGTTCGACGTCATCGACCGGTTCGAGCTCGACTACGGGATGGAGCTTGCGGCTCGCCCGGTACGTGAGACGATTGCCTCGGGAACCGTCGTCGGCGTCAAAGGTCGGCTGCTGGTCCTCGCAAACGGCGGGACGACCTACGCCGTCGACATGCGCGATCTGGTTGGATACGACCTCGAGGCAGGCACATCGGATCAGGATCTCCAGTCGTCACTCGGATCGTTCGAGTAA